Within Haematobia irritans isolate KBUSLIRL chromosome 2, ASM5000362v1, whole genome shotgun sequence, the genomic segment TTTTAGGCCTTCCTAGCACATCACAATCTGCCTGTGAAGTTACATTGTTGGTCCGTTTTTTAGGGCCTCTCTTTTTGGGTACATGAGTTTTTGGAGGTGCGGTTTCCTCAATATTACTTTTGTCAAATGCTTCATCATAGCCTTCATGGCGCATAAGACGTTTTATCAAATATCGGCGTTCCTCTCTTGCAAGTTGCAAGTCAACTTGAATTTGAGAAACATCATCACACAACGATGCATTTTCCTAGATAGATATAAATCATAGTACTTTCTGGAGCCCCTATTACCGAAAATATACTTACGAAAACCAGTTGTTTAATTTGCttcttaagttttttatatttagATTTGTACTTCTGATCAATTTGGGTTGCCATTTTCTATCGTCTGTTATTCAACATTTCCAGATACACAAGTTGTATCTATTTTCAATAGACACTAAAGTTTGCGTTAAAAAATGTGTGAGattgtttaaagaaaacaaaagaagTGTATAATGTTAcgaataaaaagaagaaaagcAAATGGAGAATTTTCAGTTCGGTTAATAGGCCTGTTTGCGAATCTATTATTattaaggttgagttacatatcatgcgttaatccgtgcgttgatcaaAGACAATTAAAGAGGAAGAtgtgaattgggctttgatagtgttagtgttaagaaccagagattagccccatactTGTAGGAAAAGCGCTtcgaacttactggtttgatgcagacaatttttattttgctattttctcaaaagtttccgCAAATTTTTGTGTCGATTGCACTAAATCATTAACTAAATGTTTCATGAAGTGCTTTTGttcttttaaaagttaaaaaattgctaaaataagtGAAATaggttttgttacgaatgcaaaatgaaaagagaaaccgaaaaaagtTTCAACTTCTCATCGAACATGTATGGGACTAAACTCTGGTTCTTgagaaaaaagaataacaacaTGCCCAATTCACATCTTCCTCTTTAATTGTCTTTGGCGTTGATGGAATGgatgatatttttcagtttgaagcactctaacaaAACTATTGCTTTCAAAAGAAATCAACGGACTCATTAACACATGGTAACTCAACCTTTGGTGTCAAAAGGTATTAGCTCAGATGCGAAGTGATAAGGGATCTCCATCATGGTCCAATAATGTTCTCTCTGCGTAAAGACAGGTACTAAGTTCGTATTTCACCGGGttaaaacaaacttttttatttcatcCTCCTCTGTTTTGTTGGCCCTTTTTGTAGCGAATGCACAACATACAGAGAAAAATTAATGGGACCCGAACGCAGCTATTTAAATATATGCTTGTCACGAAAACAATAATAAGGAGAACCATTTTTGTGTTATCATTCGTTCGTGCGTTGCAGAGAAGAagctttacaaaacaaaatatatactaACAAGAAGTACGATAAGATAGTTTTTATGTTTAGGAGTAGTTACTCACAAccgaaatggaaataaataaaatgctatGTTGCTTATGTTTACAAAGCTCAGAAAATGCGACAAAAGTATTCGAGGATTCTGAGGGCCGAGGAGTGTGTAATATTATAGCGAAGCATTTTTGGTTCCAAGTAAGTATACTTGTTAGAAGGAAATATAAATCACTTATATTCCCAATTCATAGCCTAGCAAAGATGATCCGGCTTTCTCGGCAATATGTAACCCATGCTGGGGAAAACTTTACgattttcatgaattttatgAAATGGTTGAAATTGTACATCGCCGTTTTGCCGAACCTGAAACTATGAGCGTAAAAAATGAGAGTGGCCTAATTCGCTACGAATCCTCAGCGTGCAAAGACGAGCCGGAAGTCGATTTGCatgaattgcgagaagtgccgtTTTCTACGGAACTGGCCCCATTAACCTCCAATACAATATCTATGGAACCGGAATGTAATTTCAGTACAAGTCATACTGACGATGACCATAACTACGACAATGATATGGACTTACAAAGAGAGGATGCGGAAAATTCTGATCCATTTGACGATACGGAGATGATGGTAGACGAGAAAGTTGATACGAACATATCTTCTTTATTGGAATCTACGAAACGTCCGACaagaaattcaaataaattcatGGAACTTAAAGATGACGAAGATAAATCGGAGCCATACAAGCAAATCAGGAGAAGACGAAAGCGCCAATCCAAACAATTAATTGACTCTGTAAATTGTGAAGACAAACCAAAGAAATcgaaaactaaagaaaaaataacaaaaataccaGACGAAGAGAGtgcttacaaaaataaaatgaaatcatTTGATGATGAAATTGGAAAGTATATGGGCCTTCATTGCGATTTATGCAATAttgctgttgaaaattttgccggAATAAAAAGTCACATGCGTAACGAACACAATATAGAAGGATATGTAAAGTGCTGTGATAAAAAGTTCAGTAAAAGAGCAAACCTGCTATACCACATCCGAAGACACGTTGATCCAAATTGCTACAGGTGAGTAATGCCAATATTATGTGAAATCCCTAGATTTTGCCTAAACACCTCTGAGAATGAAAAATTGCCAAATAAAGAGATTCGATAGTACtgtttcaaattcaaaaatcgaTACCCATTGGTATTATCACTGTGCGTTGCAGTTTTAAAGcttaaaatctaataaataagagtTACGTATATTTCTTATATGTGAAATttgacttttcgacaaaaaaaaagacATGATAAAAAAGTGTGTTtcatttaagtttttaaaattgCATTTTGATTACACATTAATAaatcttttattattttattgtttttatgtttttagtggatttaatgaaatataatagtAAATGATATAACTATATTTCTCccctaaaaagaaatttttaataatattgtgaAAGAACTTTTATAGTCcatacacattaggctcgaaatctactatAAATGGATTTGATATTTTAATGACAGTTGCATTGAATActtaatgacagttgaaatctagttaaagtaggTAGTTGTTACACAcaataattacaaataaaaacagcatacaaaaaaaataattatttcctccgATATTTGCCTTAAagacaaatacatttttattcatTGTAACCGTTGCCACGTTTGCTcccaacgaactttgtttggccTGAAGTGAACCGCTTTAACTACAAAAAACTTTGTCACCGAgaatataaatacatttttagcaTGTAATTGCTTTATTTTAGTAGCAGTACACTATTATTGACCTAATTTTGGTTATCGTATTgtcttaataaattgaaattgaattgtcTATAACTTCATTGCCTAGATACTCTAATGAATTCAAAACTAAAGCATCTTccttaaaaatacattttaataaaGGAAATGTATCTAACACAACTTGTAACGATACATTTTCGTGCGAATTATTATACAAGATTATTCCTCTATTTCTTTCAAAGGTGTGACGAATGCAATCAGATCTTCTCCGATTACCAATCATTGCGCAACCACTTAAATGTCAAGCATCAAAAAGAAGaggataaaatttacaaatgtaaTGAATGCCCGAAAAAATTTGCTCGAAAATATCTTCTGGAACAGCATAGAACCTTTAAGCACAAAGACAAACATAAACAATGTAAAATGTGTAACCGAAGGtatgtaataaatttttataatatatttctaCATGAATAATATATCGCTTCCTAGGTATAAAACGATAGAGGAACTCGAAGAACACAATAAGGAACCCTGCGCTGTAGGTATTATGTGTGATATTTGTGCCAAAGTTATTTTTGGTCCCGGCGCATTTAAACGTCACCAGCTGGAACATGATAGCAGCGATTCTCACAAGTTGCAATGCGATTTGTGTGGATCCTGGCATAAAGACAAATATGCCTTAAGAAAGCATAAACGGCGCCACTTGGAACCTAAAACACCACATACTTGTGacatttgtaataaattatcaCCGAGTCGGGAGGCTATGATAAGTCATAAAAAATACGCACATCGTTCCGATCGGACATTTGAgtgtgaattttgtaaaaagtgttTCAAAAGGCCAATTTCTTTAAGGGAACACTTGACAACACATACAGGTAAATTTCTAATATTGAAGAACATATTTTCAATAATACGATTTTGTACATTCCTCATATTCAAACTCTAGACTAAGTTTTGTTAAGGAAATTCTTTCCGTAAAGCTTTTGTAGTGATTTTTGAATATGGGCGCACGCTTTTGcaacttt encodes:
- the LOC142227290 gene encoding transcription factor grauzone-like codes for the protein MEINKMLCCLCLQSSENATKVFEDSEGRGVCNIIAKHFWFQPSKDDPAFSAICNPCWGKLYDFHEFYEMVEIVHRRFAEPETMSVKNESGLIRYESSACKDEPEVDLHELREVPFSTELAPLTSNTISMEPECNFSTSHTDDDHNYDNDMDLQREDAENSDPFDDTEMMVDEKVDTNISSLLESTKRPTRNSNKFMELKDDEDKSEPYKQIRRRRKRQSKQLIDSVNCEDKPKKSKTKEKITKIPDEESAYKNKMKSFDDEIGKYMGLHCDLCNIAVENFAGIKSHMRNEHNIEGYVKCCDKKFSKRANLLYHIRRHVDPNCYRCDECNQIFSDYQSLRNHLNVKHQKEEDKIYKCNECPKKFARKYLLEQHRTFKHKDKHKQCKMCNRRYKTIEELEEHNKEPCAVGIMCDICAKVIFGPGAFKRHQLEHDSSDSHKLQCDLCGSWHKDKYALRKHKRRHLEPKTPHTCDICNKLSPSREAMISHKKYAHRSDRTFECEFCKKCFKRPISLREHLTTHTGAVLYTCPYCPKTFNSNANMHSHRKNAHPVEFEEARKKRQRVGYLGDKNSTTEASKSTLSITKTDKDLVPSLCKTECNETINSINENKHNLS